GCtcaccccctccccgcccctggtTCTCACCCCCCCAGCCTTGCAGCTCCCGCTGGCTAATGATGGCGGCAGCCGCTCCCCGTCTTCCGAGAGCTCCCCGCAACACCCTACgccgcccgcccggccccgccaCATGCTGGGGCTGCCACCCACCTTGTTCACACCCCGCAGCATGGAGAGGTGAGCTGTCTGAGTGGGGCCGCTGGCCAGTGGGGGGGGCCGCTGGCCAGTGGGGGGGTCGGGAGGCGCGTGTCAGAGGACGGTGGTTTAATCTGTGGGAACCCCGGTGTGTAGGGGGCCGGGGTGGCCTCGGCTCGGCCAGGATCCCCCGTCCACCAACGCCTACTCCGTGTCCCCCCAGCATTGAGATTGACCAGAAGCTGCAGGAGATCATGAAGCAGACGGGCTACCTGACCATCGGGGGCCAGGTACCGCCCTGCCCTTGGCCCCTGGGGTGCGGGTAGGCCACACCTGGGTAGGtccttgggggcagggggcagaggccCGACCCCCAACTTGggctctccttccttcccagcgCTACCAGGCAGAAATCAACGACCTGGAGAACCTGGGGGAGATGGGCAGTGGCACTTGCGGCCAGGTATGGAAGATGCGCTTCCGGAAGACAGGGCACGTGATCGCCGTCAAGGtgagccccctcccccccacccccgccccgggtGGCCCCCACCCTGCGTGCTaaggctcccctcctctcccGTCCCATGCAGCAAATGCGGCGCTCGGGGAACAAGGAAGAGAACAAGCGCATCCTCATGGATCTGGACGTGGTGCTCAAGAGCCACGACTGCCCCTACATCGTGCAGTGCTTCGGGACCTTCATCACCAATGTGAGCCCGCACCTGCCCACCTGCGGGCCCCGGGCCCGACTCCCTCCCCGAGGGTGGGAGGGGCTTCCCTGCCAGCTCCGAGCATCGCCCACCCCCTGCCTGGATGGAACCAtctggggtgggcaggaggatGCAGCAGCCCCCAAGCCACTTCCTGCTGCCCCACAGACGGACGTCTTCATCGCCATGGAGCTCATGGGCACGTGCGCCGAGAAGCTCAAGAAGCGGATGCAGGGCCCCATCCCCGAGCGCATCCTGGGCAAGATGACGGTGGCGGTGAGCGGCGGGGCAGGGGCGCGGCCGGGCAGGCGGGTGGCCCTCAGGCCCTGGCCCCCCCATCACTGGTGCCCGCCCCATCCCCGCCGCAGATCGTGAAGGCGCTCTACTACCTGAAGGAGAAGCACGGCGTGATCCACCGAGACGTCAAGCCCTCCAACATTCTGCTGGACGAGCGGGGCCAGATCAAGCTGTGCGACTTCGGCATCAGCGGCCGCCTCGTCGACTCCAAAGCCAAGACGCGGAGCGCTGGCTGCGCCGCCTACATGGCAGTAAGTGGGGGCCCAGCAGCgctgggctggggggctggggggccaCCTGGGGGCACGCCTGCCCCAGCCACAGGGGACATCCTCCCCTCTCGCCTCTCCCACTGGCAGCCTGAGCGCATCGACCCTCCAGACCCCACCAAGCCAGACTATGACATCCGGGCCGACGTGTGGAGCCTGGGTATCTCCTTGGTGAGATGGGGCCCTGTTTCCGAGGGCTGGGGGCCAGGTCTTCTCCCGGCacggagggagggagccagggtgGGCCGGAAGCCGTCCTCCACCTGGCCAGCTGCCATCTCTGTCCAGGTGGAGCTGGCGACGGGACAGTTTCCGTACAAGAACTGCAAGACGGACTTTGAGGTGCTCACCAAGGTCCTGCAGGAGGAGCCCCCGCTCCTGCCCGGTCACATGGGCTTCTCAGGGGACTTCCAGTCCTTCGTCAAAGACTGGTGAGGAGCCCCCGGCCCGGCCCTCCGCGCTGGGAGGCGGGACGAGGTCAGGTGTGGCCCCGCGCTCCTGGCAGCCAGCCGGGGGATCCGGGGCCCGAGGGAATGGAGGGGGTCCCCctggttgggggtggggtagCCTTGagtgaggaggggctggtggcagGGACTGCACACAGGAGCCGAGCTGAGCCCTGGGGGCCATGAGTTGGGTTTGGACTCGGCCCGAGGGGACAGCTGGCCTTGCGGGCATTTGGCAGGGTGGACCCTGGGCTTCCCCACGGGACAGTGTGAACTAAGGTCTTGGAACAGAATTCTGCGTGCCGAGTGTCTCCCCCAGGGAGCCCCCGCCCCTCTCCCACGGGCACCTCACAACCCAGTTCAGGCTCTCAACAGGTGGGAGGCCCTCCTGCCACTGGGGGCAGGCTTCCCACTTGTCAGCACAGTGCCAGAGGATGCAGTGGCTCCTTCCACGATCCTGCAGCCTCCTGGCTCTGTGGGAGGGCAGCTGAGCACGTGGTGCCGGCCTCTCCCTGACTCtcacctctcttccctcccctctctccagcctTACTAAAGATCACAGGAAGAGACCAAAGTATAATAAGCTACTTGTGAGTACCTGCTCTCCCCTCCTGTCCAGGCCCCCGCCCCGGTCCCTTCCCCACCCGCCCTCAGATGGATGCCCAGGGCCTGAGCACCAGGCCAGCAGGGAAGTGCCCTGGGCCTAAGCCCCTCCTCGGCCCGCAGGAACACAGCTTCATCAGGCGCTACGAGACGCTGGAGGTGGATGTGGCATCCTGGTTCAAGGACGTCATGGCGAAGACTGAGTCGCCCCGGACTAGCGGAGTCCTGAGCCAGCACCACCTGCCCTTCTTCAGGTAGCCACGTGGTGGCGGCCAGCCCTGCCGGGGGCCAGGGGCATGGCCACAGGCCCCCCTGCCCCACCCGGCCACCCAGCTGCCCGCCAGGGGAGACCTGGGACCTGGACGGCCGCCAAGGGCTGAGGACAGAAAGTAGGGGGCGCCGAGCCACCCCCGACTCCCTGCCCACCAGCCGTGGACAGACGGGCCACCAGGCCCAGCCCTTCCTGACCCGGGCTCAGCCGGCCGTGCGTCCCCCGACAGACACTGTGAACGGAAGACAGCAGGCCGCGAGCAGACTCGCTATTTATTCAGCCGTAACCTCTGGGCTGGGGCGgcccccaggggctgggagagagcCACCCGTCCTGCACCCTCCCACACTCGCCCCCGCGGGCTCTCCCCTCCGCCTTGTCCCACGCACACGCTTCCTGGCCCCGTCTCCCTCTCTGTCACCTCCCTCTCTACCTCTCTGGCTTTCCCATCAccttccctgcctctgcctctctcctggcccAAGCCTGCCCCCCCACCCGCGGGACCCCTGGGGCCACAGGCCACCAGCGAGCAATGAGTGGCATCCTGGCCGTGGGAAGGCGTGCTGAGCATTGCGACTGCAGCCGGCCCCGGGccggtctctctctgtctctctctctctctttgatctCAGGGGGTCCTTTTTGgagtttattgtattttattgtacttGGTGGGgcgtttgggggtggggggaggagaagaGCTCGTCTCATGGGGTTTGTCGGTACCTTCAGAAACTTTTACCAAAGTCATGTTGAGCTGCTTGTGGGGGAGCCCCCACCCGCCCACCCGTGGGCAGTGGGGGGCTGGGGGCCGAGCCGGGGGGCCTGGGCCGCTGCGCATTATcggcccagcccagcccgggAGAGACTGGTCCCGAAGGTAGGCTGTGGGGGCTTCTCCTCCCTCAGGGCTGGAGACTGGCCACAGCTTGAGGGGGTGAGTTGAGGACCTCAGGGGGCGCGGAGGGAGCCCAAGGGGCCGTGGCCACCCAGGGTGGCCTTCAGGGAAGGCAGGCGCGGGGCGAGGTGGAGGGCAGGAGACGCCGGTGCAGCAGGGAGGCGGCAGAGGGAAGGGATGGCGGGAGTGGGGGCCACggggcccagggaggcaggaTGGAGGGTGCAGGGAGTGGATGCGGGGGTTCGAGGACGTGTGACAGGGACAGAGGTGGGCAGGCCAAGGGCTGGGCGTGCGGAGGCAGTCACGCCCTCATGGTGCCCCTGAGCGCCCCTCGACTCACCCAGGGCTGGCCAGTCCCTAGCCCGCCTGGAGGCCAGGCCGTGGTCCCCCCAGCCCtccacagcagccagagcaggAGGGTGGGGGGTCTTTCTTTTTGTTGGTCATGCATGCAAATCAAGTGGACAACAAACaaagtaacaaaaaaaaagaaaaaaaaaccccacaaaaccatAAAAACCAACCACACCAAAGGTGAGGCCCCTCGCTGGATGTAGCCGCCGCGTCTAGACTTAGGCCGCCCTGTAGCCTCTATCCTCTGACTCCTTACTCGCCATAGTCACAAGATGCCGCATGTTTCAGAAGTACTCCAAGTCATCCTCTCTCTGCCCCCCAGGGGCACGGCCACCTTCTCTGGCCCCAAGTCCCCTTTGTGAGGGGATGGGGCAAGGTGGGGGGCCACAGGCCCGGTCTCCGCTCCCTCCCTGCCCGGGCCCACAGCCCCAGGGGCCTGAGCGGGGAGCCCGAAGGGCGCGTGGCTGGTCCCAGGGCCCGCGCAGGCCCAAGCCCGGCTGCCtcggtttctttttatttaactttcttttctgttttgtgagtgtgtgtccACCCTCCCCCTTCAGTGTTAAGTGGAAGTCCTGGGGGAGCCTCTGTTCCCCCTCTCCCACGTCCTCCCCTGCGTCACCGGTCACCAGCCATCCCTCTCAACCAGGCAGAGGGCGGAGCCGGCAGGCAGGGGCCTGGGGCGGCCTGGCCCAGCCCACTGGCCCAAGACCCCTCTCAGGCCGCCAGTATTGCCCCGTCCGTTTTTAAAACAAAACGCCCTCGTTTGTAAATCCTTAGACGCTTGAGAATAAAACCCTTCCCTTTTCTTCCACTGAGTCTGTTGTGTGTCGTGGGCATGGCGGCACCTGGCAgcgaggggtgggagagggctgGGAGCCCTGGCCTTGAAGGGGTGGCGGCTGGGGGAGTGGTGCCATTGTGGTCAATGAGGCCTCTACAtcggggggaaactgaggcagggttGGGGCTGGTAGCGGGTGTTTGTCGTGACTTGTCAGGCATCAAGTGGCCAGTGTGAGGGAGCTCCCTCCGCCCCCAGTAGCCTCAGGTCATCAGAGAGAGCCCTTAATCCCCGCAGGCCTTGGGCTCCGGCTCTGATGTCAGCCCCTCAGTGCCCCGCCCCTCGGCCTGCCTCCTGCGGTGGCCACCCAGCCAAGGCCAGGGCCGCCTGCCCACCTGCCGGCCCTGAGTGCTGCCCCGGCTGGCGCCTCTGCTGTGAGCCCTTGCACACTCACCTCCGCCAGTCCAGCATGCTGGGTGTCACTCTCCTGCTGCTGGCCCTGCTCCCAGGGACGACCACCTTGCCCAGCCGGCCACCTGGTACGTATGGGCTGGGGACGTGGACCGCATCACACTCGGGTTCCCATGTGGCTCTTTCTCAACTTGTCCTCTCGTCCATCCCGCCTGGGGGAGCAGAGGTGGGTGGCAGGTGGGTCTGCCCCTGTCCCCTATTCTAGGTCCTCTGGGACCCCCAGCTGCTTCAAAGCCCCCAGCAACCAGGGTGAGGCCCAGGGCTGTGGGGGGCGCGGAGTGGTGTACAAAGGCTTTAGGAGGTGTGTGCGCATCCTGAATGGCGGAGAACCTCGGTTGACAAGGACCCCAGCCAAGGCCTCCTGAAGCAgacaagtgtgtgtgtgcgcctgcGCGCATGCACCCCTGTGGGAGCTCCCCAGAGCCGCCCCCTGTGCGGCCACTGCTCAGCCTGGGCATGGGGAACCTGGGCCAGGAGAAGCCCCAGTCCCTTGGGATGGGCCGGGCTCGGGCTGGGCCAGAAGGGCTGGGGAAGAGCACGTTTCCGCTCCCTGCTGATGGCAACACCTCCCTCCCCTTAGAAAGGGAAGGGTGGGCCAGCACCCTCCCCCAAGGCCGGCCCTgctgcagccccagagccccTCGGTTGCAGAGCGTCTGGGACAGGAGGACCTCTGAGCCCACCCAGGCTGCCCCTTCACTATGGGGGCCCCTCAATCCCTCCCCGCCATGATTCCTCGCCCACTGCGTGTGCAGAAATCTAGGCCCGGGAAGCGGGGCTCCTCCCCAGGGGCGCGCAGCTTTGCACCCGGCCTCAGCGTCCGGGCTGTGACGTCCAGAGGTCTCCAGGTGAAGGGGGCATGGAGCCCAGCATGGGGGAATCCTCCACCACGGCTGCACCCGTTTCTCAAAGGAGGCAGCGGAGGCGAGCAGGTTAGGGGACTTGGCCCAATGGCACAAGGGCAGCGCGTCTTCCCCGCTCTGTGCTACCCTCTCTCCCCGTCAGCGCCCCTGTTCCCCGCGGCGCCTGGGCCCTGGCTGCGCCGACCCCTTTTCAGTCTGGAGCTGTCGGACTCGGAGGACGCCTTCCCGCGCCGCGGGGGGCCGCTCGAGGTCCCGGCCAACAGCCGCGTGTTCGTGCAGGTGCGGACGCGGGGCGCCCGGGAACCGGGTGGGGGCAGGTAGAGACGGCCTACCCTGACCGCGACCCCGCCCCTCAGGCGGCCCTGGCCCGCGCCTCCCCGCGCTGGGGCCTGGCCGTGCACCGCTGCTCGGTGACACCGTCCTCGCGTCCGGCCCCGGGGCCCGCCCTGGCCCTGCTGCGCGGGGGCTGCCCCGCCGACGCCTCGGTCGCCTtcccgccgccaccgccgccgccgcgccccggGGCCGCCCGCCCCGCGCGCTTCAGCTTCCTCCTGCGCCCGGTCTTCAACGCCTCCGTGCAGTTTCTGCACTGCCAGCTGAGCCGCTGCCGCCGCCTTCGGGGAGGCCGCCAAGCGCCTGCGTCTCTGATGCCGCCGCGACCGTCGCCGGTGCGCGAGCGCATGGCTGGGTGGCCAAAGACCGTCGGGGGCTGAGCATAAACGCCTCTGGCATCTGAGGGAGGAGCTCCTTGGGGTTTGGGGATCTGGGGGTCGGGGCGCTTTGGAGCCGGGGCAGGGGTCCCTCGGAACTGGGGTAGGCACTGGGTCTCTCTCGGGCTGGAGCCTGGGCGCAAGGATCCCCGAGGGGCCCGTGGGGCTCTGCTCAAGGGTTCCTCGGGACAGGGAGTGGGCACTGAGTTCCCTCCTGGGCCGGGCTCTGGGATCCCCTTGGGCAGGGTTCCAGGGTCCCTTGGGCGGGGTTCGGAGGTCCCTCCAGGGCTGGGTGGCTGGATGCAGAAGGTCACTAAGGGGCTGAATCTCTGGGCTTCACAGGTTAGGTGCTCAGAGAGCCGGGTCGCGTGACCACCTTCAGCCGCTGAAATTTGGGGTCCTTGCGGGCCGGGAGCCTGGCTGCTTGTATATCTCAGGGGCTTGGATGAGGGACCCCCAAAGGACCAGACTTCCAGGGGTCTAGTGGCGGGACTCCTGGTTACAAAGGGTACTGGACACTAAGATCTCTTGGGATCCTGGATCCCGGGGCCTGACGTCGCCATCtcttgcctcccctcccccagtgtCTGCCTCAGGATGAGGCGTGCGCGGGCGCCGGCAGTGGCAGCGGCGAGAGCCCGGGTGCCGACAGCCCGCACCTGCACACGCTGACGCAGCCCATCGTGGTCACCGTGCCGCGGCCGCCCCCCAGTGAGCGCGCAGTCGTCTTCCGCGGGGGTCTCTGGGGCCGGCcaagggggtttggggaggaccCCTGGGGGGCCTGGACCCAGTGTCAGCGTTGTACTCGCCACAGGGCCCCCCAAGAGCGTCCCCGGCAGAGTCGTGCGCCCCGAGCCTCCCGCGCCGGCCCCGGCGGCCCTGGAGCCCGCGCCGGTGGTGGCGCTGGTGTTGGCCGCCTTCGTGCTGGGTGCCGCGCTGGCCGCCGGGCTCGGCCTCGTCTGCGCGCACTCAGGTACCACCCTCCGCCCGCCGAGACCTCCGCCCGGCCCCTCGCCTGTTCCCGCGCGTCGGCACCCCGGGGCGCCGCGATCCCCGCGTGCCGGGCCCGACCATCCCTAGACTCGCCTCCGCCACGCTCGCAGCAGCCCCCAGGGGGCGCCCTTGCCCCGGCCCCGCGCGCAGCAGCCCCTACCGCTCGGCAGCCCGCCTCTCCCTTCCAGCGCCCGCGCCCCCCGGCCCGCCCCCGAGAGCCTCGCCCAGCGGCCTCCAGCCCAGGAGGCCCCAGTGaggcaggtgagtgtgtgtgtgcgtgtgtgtgtgggggggtgtcaCGTGGGGACGGTGGGACAGCTGGAGGAGGGAGACGATGACAATGGCCCTTCAAAGCCCTTTCTGTGCCAGGCAGGGTTCTAAATGTTACGCgttttaactaatttaatcctcataaccttcaggtagatactattataatCCCCGTATGAGAGATGAGAAAAACGAGATACTCTCTCAAATTAAGTAaactgtccaaggtcacaaaatttGATGAAGCTGAGATTCGAACTCACGCATGAGTCACTCGCGGCCGACTGGGGGCTCTGTGTCGCAAGAGGGGGTCCTGAAACCTCAGACTCGTACTAGGCGAGGGGAATTCGGCACACAGACTGATGGGGAGGCCAATGATCGGCTGGGAAGGGGGTGGCCTGCCTTGTGTCCTCCTCCTCGCTCAGCCTGGgtcgcccccccaccccagggatgGCGCGCCCCCAGCAGGGTTCGGAGATGTACCAGCCACGGCCTCGGACCAGGCCTGCCAGGACTGGACGGGCTGTCCTGGACCTCGGACTCGATGGGACCACGATCCCtgcgccccgcccccctcgctcctcctccccccctcccACCTGGGCTCAAAATAAACATCTGGTCTGATCCGCAGAAGTCTGAACTCTGGGTGTGCCTGCGGCGCGGGGGTGGGGCCAGGAAGCAGAGGCCTGGGGCCAGGACTGGGGGATGCGGGATGGAAGAGGTCCAGACTGGAGGGGTGGGGCTTGGGGGCGTGGCTCATAGGCCCACACAACGTGTGCAGATCCGGGCCAGGGGAGACCCAAGGGCGTTTTGTCCCAAACAGAAAGGGACCAACCTCACTGGCTGAAGTTTTAAATAGGCCCCgcctccttcctccacccctgCACCGGCCCACCCGCCTCCTGCGTGTTTCCAAACCGGGACCCTGCCCCCGCTAGGCCCTCGCTCCCCGGCCTCTGCTCCAGGCTCCTCCACAGTCAAGAGCTTCAAGGTCTCCTGCCCGAGCACCTCCCCGCCCAGAGCACAGACAACAGGGGGactattagctccattttacagatgaggaaactggggctcagcaCGGCCGCATGGCTCCATCACCTGCTCAAGGTCCCCAGGGCTGGTCGACCCCCCCAGCCCAGGCTCTTGGCTACGACTGGACAGCTGCCTTCGGCCAGGGCCCACCGCTCTTCGAGAAGCAAAGCACACAGGCGGTTCACAAGACTCAGTCCAAGAACGGAGGAGGGCGCGAGATCGGAGGGCTCGGCTCCGGGACGCGAAGGGGACGACACGCGGGGTGGGCAGGCTTCTCGTTCGCCCCGCCTCCGTT
The Equus caballus isolate H_3958 breed thoroughbred chromosome 7, TB-T2T, whole genome shotgun sequence genome window above contains:
- the MAP2K7 gene encoding dual specificity mitogen-activated protein kinase kinase 7 isoform X2, encoding MAASSLEQKLSRLEAKLKQENREARRRIDLNLDISPQRPRPTLQLPLANDGGSRSPSSESSPQHPTPPARPRHMLGLPPTLFTPRSMESIEIDQKLQEIMKQTGYLTIGGQRYQAEINDLENLGEMGSGTCGQVWKMRFRKTGHVIAVKQMRRSGNKEENKRILMDLDVVLKSHDCPYIVQCFGTFITNTDVFIAMELMGTCAEKLKKRMQGPIPERILGKMTVAIVKALYYLKEKHGVIHRDVKPSNILLDERGQIKLCDFGISGRLVDSKAKTRSAGCAAYMAPERIDPPDPTKPDYDIRADVWSLGISLVELATGQFPYKNCKTDFEVLTKVLQEEPPLLPGHMGFSGDFQSFVKDCLTKDHRKRPKYNKLLEHSFIRRYETLEVDVASWFKDVMAKTESPRTSGVLSQHHLPFFR
- the MAP2K7 gene encoding dual specificity mitogen-activated protein kinase kinase 7 isoform X1; the encoded protein is MAASSLEQKLSRLEAKLKQENREARRRIDLNLDISPQRPRPIIVITLSPAPAPSQRAALQLPLANDGGSRSPSSESSPQHPTPPARPRHMLGLPPTLFTPRSMESIEIDQKLQEIMKQTGYLTIGGQRYQAEINDLENLGEMGSGTCGQVWKMRFRKTGHVIAVKQMRRSGNKEENKRILMDLDVVLKSHDCPYIVQCFGTFITNTDVFIAMELMGTCAEKLKKRMQGPIPERILGKMTVAIVKALYYLKEKHGVIHRDVKPSNILLDERGQIKLCDFGISGRLVDSKAKTRSAGCAAYMAPERIDPPDPTKPDYDIRADVWSLGISLVELATGQFPYKNCKTDFEVLTKVLQEEPPLLPGHMGFSGDFQSFVKDCLTKDHRKRPKYNKLLEHSFIRRYETLEVDVASWFKDVMAKTESPRTSGVLSQHHLPFFR
- the TGFBR3L gene encoding transforming growth factor-beta receptor type 3-like protein isoform X2 translates to MSAPQCPAPRPASCGGHPAKARAACPPAGPECCPGWRLCCEPLHTHLRQSSMLGVTLLLLALLPGTTTLPSRPPAPLFPAAPGPWLRRPLFSLELSDSEDAFPRRGGPLEVPANSRVFVQAALARASPRWGLAVHRCSVTPSSRPAPGPALALLRGGCPADASVAFPPPPPPPRPGAARPARFSFLLRPVFNASVQFLHCQLSRCRRLRGGRQAPASLMPPRPSPCLPQDEACAGAGSGSGESPGADSPHLHTLTQPIVVTVPRPPPSERAVVFRGGLWGRPRGFGEDPWGAWTQCQRCTRHRAPQERPRQSRAPRASRAGPGGPGARAGGGAGVGRLRAGCRAGRRARPRLRALRYHPPPAETSARPLACSRASAPRGAAIPACRARPSLDSPPPRSQQPPGGALAPAPRAAAPTARQPASPFQRPRPPARPREPRPAASSPGGPSEAGMARPQQGSEMYQPRPRTRPARTGRAVLDLGLDGTTIPAPRPPRSSSPPPTWAQNKHLV
- the TGFBR3L gene encoding transforming growth factor-beta receptor type 3-like protein isoform X5, with amino-acid sequence MSAPQCPAPRPASCGGHPAKARAACPPAGPECCPGWRLCCEPLHTHLRQSSMLGVTLLLLALLPGTTTLPSRPPAPLFPAAPGPWLRRPLFSLELSDSEDAFPRRGGPLEVPANSRVFVQAALARASPRWGLAVHRCSVTPSSRPAPGPALALLRGGCPADASVAFPPPPPPPRPGAARPARFSFLLRPVFNASVQFLHCQLSRCRRLRGGRQAPASLMPPRPSPCLPQDEACAGAGSGSGESPGADSPHLHTLTQPIVVTVPRPPPRPPKSVPGRVVRPEPPAPAPAALEPAPVVALVLAAFVLGAALAAGLGLVCAHSGTTLRPPRPPPGPSPVPARRHPGAPRSPRAGPDHP
- the TGFBR3L gene encoding transforming growth factor-beta receptor type 3-like protein isoform X6, with amino-acid sequence MSAPQCPAPRPASCGGHPAKARAACPPAGPECCPGWRLCCEPLHTHLRQSSMLGVTLLLLALLPGTTTLPSRPPAPLFPAAPGPWLRRPLFSLELSDSEDAFPRRGGPLEVPANSRVFVQAALARASPRWGLAVHRCSVTPSSRPAPGPALALLRGGCPADASVAFPPPPPPPRPGAARPARFSFLLRPVFNASVQFLHCQLSRCRRLRGGRQAPASLMPPRPSPCLPQDEACAGAGSGSGESPGADSPHLHTLTQPIVVTVPRPPPRPPKSVPGRVVRPEPPAPAPAALEPAPVVALVLAAFVLGAALAAGLGLVCAHSAPAPPGPPPRASPSGLQPRRPQ
- the TGFBR3L gene encoding transforming growth factor-beta receptor type 3-like protein isoform X4, yielding MGAPQSLPAMIPRPLRVQKSRPGKRGSSPGARSFAPGLSVRAVTSRGLQVKGAWSPAWGNPPPRLHPFLKGGSGGEQVRGLGPMAQGQRVFPALCYPLSPSAPLFPAAPGPWLRRPLFSLELSDSEDAFPRRGGPLEVPANSRVFVQAALARASPRWGLAVHRCSVTPSSRPAPGPALALLRGGCPADASVAFPPPPPPPRPGAARPARFSFLLRPVFNASVQFLHCQLSRCRRLRGGRQAPASLMPPRPSPCLPQDEACAGAGSGSGESPGADSPHLHTLTQPIVVTVPRPPPRPPKSVPGRVVRPEPPAPAPAALEPAPVVALVLAAFVLGAALAAGLGLVCAHSAPAPPGPPPRASPSGLQPRRPQ
- the TGFBR3L gene encoding transforming growth factor-beta receptor type 3-like protein isoform X1 yields the protein MGAPQSLPAMIPRPLRVQKSRPGKRGSSPGARSFAPGLSVRAVTSRGLQVKGAWSPAWGNPPPRLHPFLKGGSGGEQVRGLGPMAQGQRVFPALCYPLSPSAPLFPAAPGPWLRRPLFSLELSDSEDAFPRRGGPLEVPANSRVFVQAALARASPRWGLAVHRCSVTPSSRPAPGPALALLRGGCPADASVAFPPPPPPPRPGAARPARFSFLLRPVFNASVQFLHCQLSRCRRLRGGRQAPASLMPPRPSPCLPQDEACAGAGSGSGESPGADSPHLHTLTQPIVVTVPRPPPSERAVVFRGGLWGRPRGFGEDPWGAWTQCQRCTRHRAPQERPRQSRAPRASRAGPGGPGARAGGGAGVGRLRAGCRAGRRARPRLRALRYHPPPAETSARPLACSRASAPRGAAIPACRARPSLDSPPPRSQQPPGGALAPAPRAAAPTARQPASPFQRPRPPARPREPRPAASSPGGPSEAGMARPQQGSEMYQPRPRTRPARTGRAVLDLGLDGTTIPAPRPPRSSSPPPTWAQNKHLV
- the TGFBR3L gene encoding transforming growth factor-beta receptor type 3-like protein isoform X3, encoding MGAPQSLPAMIPRPLRVQKSRPGKRGSSPGARSFAPGLSVRAVTSRGLQVKGAWSPAWGNPPPRLHPFLKGGSGGEQVRGLGPMAQGQRVFPALCYPLSPSAPLFPAAPGPWLRRPLFSLELSDSEDAFPRRGGPLEVPANSRVFVQAALARASPRWGLAVHRCSVTPSSRPAPGPALALLRGGCPADASVAFPPPPPPPRPGAARPARFSFLLRPVFNASVQFLHCQLSRCRRLRGGRQAPASLMPPRPSPCLPQDEACAGAGSGSGESPGADSPHLHTLTQPIVVTVPRPPPRPPKSVPGRVVRPEPPAPAPAALEPAPVVALVLAAFVLGAALAAGLGLVCAHSGTTLRPPRPPPGPSPVPARRHPGAPRSPRAGPDHP